The stretch of DNA TCCAATCCATCCGAGAGCTTATTAACCAACCTATCTTACTTTCTCTAGTCGCTAAAGCTGATTTTGAGATTCAGGCAAATGACAATAAAGCCAAAATCTATGATAGTCTTTTTGCAGCTTTGATTGAAAGAGAAAAAAATAAGGCAGGGAAATTTCAAGACTTTGATCCAGAAGATTTCCGGGATTACATTGCGACCATAGCTTTATATATCTATCAATCAAAGAATGAATATATTTCTAGTACCGAATTATTTGAATTAGAGGAAACTAAAATATTTATCGAAGATAACGTAAAAGGAGATTTTAATAAATTAGAAGATGCATTGAAAGAAGTGCTAATTAGTTTTTATTTCAAGGAAGTTGATAACACATTAAAAAAAGAACAAAAGAGAAATTATGCGATCGAATTTTTACATAAATCCCTACAAGAGTTTATGGCTGGAGAAAAAATATGGAATACAATTATTAATAAATTCTCTGCCACAGAAGGGAAAAAAAGGCCCGTAATTAAGAATTGGAAAAATGCCTTAAAAATAATCTGGGAATTGGTTTCAGATAAACCTATATCTCCAGAAGTTGCACAATATTTAACGGAAATTATTCATAACGACGACCGGAAGGAATTAAAAGATTATTTGGCAAAAAGACTTATCTATTTTTTCCCTGATCTTCTAGATCATTATTTCATCTATCAATATGATGGGATTAATGATACCCAGAACCCAATGATTAAATCTACAACCTGCTTTTATCTATGTTGCCATTTAATAACGAATCTAGGGGGGAAATTAACTTCTGGTGGTATTAATCTATCCAAAGATAGATTTACCGAATTATTAACGATAAACCAGATTATTAATCCTAGAAAATTCAATTTAGAAAATCATGACTTAAGTTATGCAAAACTGGATTTTATTAAATTCGAAAATGTTAATTTAAGAGGGGCTATTCTTGATAATGCTTATTTATTGGGAGCAAATTTATTTGATGCTAAGTTTAATAATGCCACTTTAAGCAATACGATTTTGACTGATTCAATATTGATAAATGCTGATTTTCGGGAAGCTGTTCTTAGCAAAGTAGATTTCAGCGGGGCTAATTTGCTTAGAGCTAATTTCAAAGAAGCTAAATTGAACAATGTTGATTTCAGTAATGCTCAACTTCTTGAAGTCAATTTTAAGAATGCTATTTTATGTCAATCTATTTTTGTAGGAGCAGATTTATTCTGTGCTATCTTGAATGGAGCTGATCTAAAAGGTGCCAATCTGAGCAATGCTGATCTAAGAGAAACTGACCTGACTGGAGCTGATCTGACCACGGCTGGCCTAAAAAGTGTCAACCTCAGAGGTGCTAAGCTAGAAGGAGCTATTCTAAGAGGGGTAGATATGATGGGAGCCGACTTAAGAGGAGCCGAACTTCAAAAAGCGGACCTGACTGGAGCTGAACTCGTTGAGACTAATCTAAAAGGTGCTGATTTAAGTTATGCTAATCTTACAAGAGCTGATCTTATGGGCGCTTTTCTGAATAATGCTAACCTAGAAATGGCCGTGTTGAAGGACATTAATTTACAAGATGCAGATATCAGAAGTTGTAGGAACTTAGGTATTGATCAATTAAATCAAGTAATCTCTTTAAAGAATTGCATTGGATTGGATCCTAAAATTGAAGAAGAATTAAAAATAAGGAACCCAAAATTATTCGAGTAGTTTTTTGTACCCAATGTAATACCCAATCACTTTCTCGTAATTAACTGGTTGCTAAAACAAAATAATCCCA from Saprospiraceae bacterium encodes:
- a CDS encoding pentapeptide repeat-containing protein: METYPKPSVKVTNKGTQVKVNPVGLLNTAVRAGFKSYGTAIVEAIKAFEKEYPKETLAFELVYYAFINACQNLAKAANPEKWNNISNLGTHTKGLKVDASKDLEKLEVYITNDFFLRPNTLPFIHQFTPYFEAWLTETLALSLEESYNTARSLPNHFWQALDIEYRGKRKHYEALETYFKDTPFSKGLENNQNKRKYYNQIASFFHQPVLNDYRIKLSEIYLELGFEIHNRNWQEDKKVANQIEFSGENIHDYILNNFLKEKPKYGLKAESSRILLLLGQPGQGKSSFCYRLVHDLLPDWPPDRDLVFLRLRDLINPRDFLIRPFQEITIFFRSKGIEVSLDNALIVLDGLDELYMTEGLTNVEINQFFFFITRLVSSKPSTSLIISSRFHYVNLNKIGRDEALILSLNPLTIEQQKNWLKIYKKYHPKCKLDNALLERINGQNNVQFQSIRELINQPILLSLVAKADFEIQANDNKAKIYDSLFAALIEREKNKAGKFQDFDPEDFRDYIATIALYIYQSKNEYISSTELFELEETKIFIEDNVKGDFNKLEDALKEVLISFYFKEVDNTLKKEQKRNYAIEFLHKSLQEFMAGEKIWNTIINKFSATEGKKRPVIKNWKNALKIIWELVSDKPISPEVAQYLTEIIHNDDRKELKDYLAKRLIYFFPDLLDHYFIYQYDGINDTQNPMIKSTTCFYLCCHLITNLGGKLTSGGINLSKDRFTELLTINQIINPRKFNLENHDLSYAKLDFIKFENVNLRGAILDNAYLLGANLFDAKFNNATLSNTILTDSILINADFREAVLSKVDFSGANLLRANFKEAKLNNVDFSNAQLLEVNFKNAILCQSIFVGADLFCAILNGADLKGANLSNADLRETDLTGADLTTAGLKSVNLRGAKLEGAILRGVDMMGADLRGAELQKADLTGAELVETNLKGADLSYANLTRADLMGAFLNNANLEMAVLKDINLQDADIRSCRNLGIDQLNQVISLKNCIGLDPKIEEELKIRNPKLFE